TTGCGCTGCGCACCGCGGACGATCCGCAGGCCGAGGCGATGACGCTCGCCCGGTCGATCGCAGCGCGCAACCCGCAGGCGATCCGCGCGATCAAGCGGCTGGCCAACGACGCCATCGAATCCAACGCCGCCGACATCCTGATGGAGGAAAGCGTCGAACAGGCCGCACTGCTACGCTCGCCCAACCAGATGGAAGCGGTGATGGCGAACATGCAGAAACGCGCGGCGGTCTTTTCGGACTGACGCCACGCCAACACCATCGCCATCCCCGCCAACACCATCGTCATCCCCGCGCAGGCGGGGATAAATTGATGGAGAGTGCGCGGCTTTTCCGTGACGTCAGCCAGAATTGATCCCCGCCTGCGCGGGGATGACGGGTGGGCGCCTCAATCCACCAGATCGTCGATCTGTCCCGCCAGTTCGACGTCGCGCGTCGACAGACCGCCCGCGTCGTGCGTCGTCAGGACGATATCGACCCGGTTGTACACGTTCGACCATTCGGGATGATGGTCGGCTTTCTCCGCCAGCAGCGCGACCTGGGTCATGAAGGCGAAGGCTTCGGAAAAGCTGTCGAAGGTGAAGCTGCGACCGATCGCGTCGCGCCCCTCGTCATAGTCCCATTCGGGCAGCCCATCGAGCGCATCGGCGCGTTCGGCTTCGCTCAACTGCTCGATCATAACCCCTCGTCCTTGCCCTTGGCTCGTGCCCATGCCTATGTCGCGCATCATGGACGGGCAAGAGCGGATCGCACCGGGCGCAGACGAGATCGAGGCGCTGGCCCGCGCCAGCCTGGCGCGCATTCCCGCGCCCTTCGCGGAGCATCTGGCCGATGTCGTGCTGCTGGTCGAGGAATGGGCCGACGACGAAACGCTCGATGCGCTGGAGATCGAGGACCCGTACGATCTGACAGGCTTGTATCATGGCCGCCCGGTCGGCGAGAAGTCGGCGTTCGACGGCGTCACCCTGCCCGACCGCATCCACCTCTATCGCCGCGCGATCCTCGACGAATGGATCGCGACCGGGGTCGAGCTCGCAACTCTCGTTCATCACATCGTCGTCCATGAAGTCGGCCACCATTTCGGTCTGAGTGACGAGGACATGCACGCGCTCGAAGCGGCGGCGTGACCCGCCTGGCACTGACCGGCATCGCCTGCACACGCGGCGGGCGCATGTTGTTCGACCAGCTGTCATTGACGCTGGACGCAGGCGAAGCCGCCGTCGTTACCGGCCCCAACGGCGTCGGCAAGTCGAGCCTGTTGCGGATCGCTGCCGGCCTGCTCACCCCTGCCGCGGGCCGGGTCGTGCAGGACGGCGCTGTCGCACTGATGGCGGAAGCCGCCGGGCTGGATAGCGAACTGCGGCTGAGCGATGCGCTTGGCTGGTGGGCGAGGGTCGATCAGCGTGCCGATGCCGTCGATGCGGCGATGGCCGACGTCGGGATCACCGAGCTTGCCGATATTCCCGTCCGCCTGCTGTCGACCGGCCAACGCCGGCGTGCGCAGATCGCGCGGACGATCGCGAGCGGGGCGGGCATCTGGCTGCTCGACGAGCCGGCCAACGGCCTCGACAGAGCGGCCGTGGCGCTGCTCGAACGGCTGATCGACCGTCACCGTGCGAACGGCGGGATCGCGCTGGTTGCGACCCACCTGCCGATCGCACTTCCGGACGCGCGCGAGGTGGCGCTGTGATCGTCGCGGCCGTCGCCTGGCGCGAGGTGCGGCGCGCGTGGAGCTCGGGCGGGCTCTGGCTGCCGGTCGGCTTCTTCCTGCTGGTCGCCGTGCTGTTCCCCTTTGCGGTCGGCCCGGACGCCGCGTTGCTGGCGCGGGTCGGCGGCGGGGTGGTCTGGGCCGCGGCACTTCTTGCCGCGCTGCTGCCGGTCGAGCGGCTGGTCGCACCGGACCTCGAAAACGGTACGCTCGATCAGCTGGCGGCCCGCGGCGTGCCGATGCCACTGGTCGCCGCCGCCAAGCTTGCCGGGCACTGGCTGGCCTTCGCGCCGCCGCTCATGCTGGCGAGCATCGCCGCCGCCGGACTGTTCGGCCTATCGGGCGAAACCCTGCTGCGGATCGAGATCGGCCTGCTGGTCGGCACCCCCGGTCTCGCAGCGCTCGCGGTCGTGACAAGTGCGTTGGTGGCGGGCCTTCGCGGTGGCGGCGCGATCGCCGGACTGGTCATGCTGCCGCTCGCGATCCCGATCGTGATCTTCGGCGCAGGCGCGCTGTC
The nucleotide sequence above comes from Roseomonas aeriglobus. Encoded proteins:
- a CDS encoding 4a-hydroxytetrahydrobiopterin dehydratase produces the protein MIEQLSEAERADALDGLPEWDYDEGRDAIGRSFTFDSFSEAFAFMTQVALLAEKADHHPEWSNVYNRVDIVLTTHDAGGLSTRDVELAGQIDDLVD
- a CDS encoding metallopeptidase family protein, which translates into the protein MPMSRIMDGQERIAPGADEIEALARASLARIPAPFAEHLADVVLLVEEWADDETLDALEIEDPYDLTGLYHGRPVGEKSAFDGVTLPDRIHLYRRAILDEWIATGVELATLVHHIVVHEVGHHFGLSDEDMHALEAAA
- the ccmA gene encoding heme ABC exporter ATP-binding protein CcmA, giving the protein MTRLALTGIACTRGGRMLFDQLSLTLDAGEAAVVTGPNGVGKSSLLRIAAGLLTPAAGRVVQDGAVALMAEAAGLDSELRLSDALGWWARVDQRADAVDAAMADVGITELADIPVRLLSTGQRRRAQIARTIASGAGIWLLDEPANGLDRAAVALLERLIDRHRANGGIALVATHLPIALPDAREVAL
- a CDS encoding heme exporter protein CcmB, giving the protein MIVAAVAWREVRRAWSSGGLWLPVGFFLLVAVLFPFAVGPDAALLARVGGGVVWAAALLAALLPVERLVAPDLENGTLDQLAARGVPMPLVAAAKLAGHWLAFAPPLMLASIAAAGLFGLSGETLLRIEIGLLVGTPGLAALAVVTSALVAGLRGGGAIAGLVMLPLAIPIVIFGAGALSDGAGSALKLLGAVSLLLGAGAPFVAGAAIRIAQD